The Pseudomonas fluorescens nucleotide sequence ATACCAACTACGAAGATGCATTCAAAACCACCGCCAACTGGTATCAGAACCTCAAGGACGCTGGCAGCACCGGTAGCAACCAGACGTTCTTCATCACCGATGGCCAGCCAAATGTTTCTCAGGGCAACGAGCGTGGCAACCCGACGTTCAAAGACTCGGGCTATTCGATGGATAGCGTACTGGCCTCGCTGAACTACAAACTGGGCAATGTCATCAGCAACGAAATGGTCGGTGGCTACAACCGGATCAGTATCGACAAGCAGGGTAACCTCTCGTCGCAATACTGGGATGGCTATCGCTGGCGCGCCGACAGCAACGCTTCGGGCGAGTTGCACGCGCAGGGTGATGGCACCTATGAGTTGTCGAGCCAGAACTGGTATTACGTCGACGCCAACTCCAAAGAGTCTTTCCTGTTGCTGTCCAAGCATTCGAGCGTGGAAGCGATCGGCCTCAATGGCGGGGTCAATTCCAACGATCTGAAACCATATGACACCGATGGCAAACCGCAGGCCAACATCGACCCGAGCAAACTGGCCGAAGCGATTCTTGGCCATACCGAGGCCAGCCTGCCGGGCAACGATGCAGTCAGTGGCGGTGACGGCAATGACATTCTGTTCGGTGACCTGGTCAGCTTTGACGGCATTGCCGGCAACGGCGTCGAAGCCATTCAAGCCTATGTGGCCGGCAAGCTGGGCGTGAACCAGAGTGATGTCGACGGACGCGTGCTGCACCAGTACATCTCCGAGCACGTCAGCGAGTTCGATGTATCACGTACTGGCGATGGCAAGGACACGCTGCTCGGTGGCGACGGCAATGACATTCTCTTCGGCCAGGGTGGCGACGACTACCTCGATGGCGGCAAGGGCAATGACATCCTGCTTGGCGGTACCGGCAACGACACCCTGCTGGGCGGTGAAGGCAACGACATCCTCATCGGCGGCAAGGGCGACGACATCATGACCGGCGGTAGCGGTGCCGACACCTTCGTGTGGAAGGCCGGCGACACCGGCAAGGACGTTATCAAGGACTTCAAGGCTGCCGAAGGTGACCGTCTGGACCTGAGCGACCTGCTCCAGGGCGAGAAGGCCAGCACCATCGACAACTTCCTGAAGATCACCACGGTCAACGGCGAGTCGACTCTGCAGGTCAGCTCCGAAGGCAAGCTCAATGCCTCCGGCGGCCTGGCCAATGCCGATGTGACGATCAAGCTGGAAGGCGTCAACTGGGCCAATACCACGATCAACTCGCTGGTAACCGGTGCCGACCCGACCATCAAGATCGACCACTCCAACAGCTGATCCACGGCCTGCGCCAGCCCTCCCCGGGCTGGCGCAGCGCTTCGGACTTTGCCTGCACCCTATTCACAGCGCATACTCGCTCGCCGGGGCTACGCGCCCGTCCAGCTTGGCCTATTCTGCTGACTGCGGATACGGACTGACATTCAGAGGGATACCCCATGTTCTACGTGCAACGCGATGCACAGGGCCAACTGGTCCGGGTAGAGGCCGCACCCTACGCCGAATACACGGAGATGCTTCCAGCCGACCATGCCGAGGTCCAGGCGTGGTTTGCCGACGATGTCGTCGAGAACAGCCTCAAGCAGCTCAAGCAGAGTGACCTGGACATGATCCGGGTGCTTGAGGACTTGATCGAAGTGCTGACCACCAAAGGCGTGATCAGCATCACCGACCTGCCGCCCGGCGCGCAGGCCAAACTGCTCAACCGTTCCAGTGCCCGTGAAGCCCTGGGCGGTCTGAACAACCTGATCGATGACAATGAAGAAGGCGGTCTGATCTAAGCCTTGCAGGCCCGTTGCGGGCCTGCAGCTGCTTGCCTCAACGCCAGGGTGCCGGCTCGCCGACCAGTCGTCCCTGAACGCCCTGAATGCCCATTTCGCGCAATACCTTGAGCTCACCTTCGGTCTCGACCCGCTCGGCAATCAGCGGCAAGTCGATGCTGTGCGCTGCGCGCTGGATCGCTTCAATGAACAGGCGCTTGTGCCGTTCGTGGTCGATGGCGCGGATGTAGCTGCCGTCGATCTTCAGGTAAGCCAGGCCCAGGTGCGCCAGGTTGCCGATCATGCTGAAACGCCCGCCGAAACGCTGCAGGCTGAGGCTGAAACCAAGGCTGCGCAGGCGCCGCGTGAGTTGCTCAAGCACGGCCTGTTCCGGCAGTTGCTCTTCACCGATTTCCAGGGTCAGACGCGGGCCTAGAACGGCATTCTGGCCGAGCAGGTCATAGACCCGCTGCAACGCCTTGGGGTCGGCCAAGGTCGCTGCCGACAGGTTCAGGGCCAGCGCTTCCTTGTGGGTGTGCATGTGCTTGAGCACTTGCTCGAGCATCAGCACGTCGAGCCGCGCCGACCAGCCAAAGCGCTCCAGCCACGGCAGGAAGCGCCCGGCGGCAATAGCCTGGCCCTGGGCATCGAGCACCCGCGAGATCACCTTGTAATGCAGCACGCGCTCCGGCGCTTCACAGGCCACCACCGGCTGGAAGAACAACTGGAAACGCCCTTGCTGCAGCGCAGCATCAAGCAGGGTATGCCAGGCGTGGTGGGTATCGCCGGCTTGCGGCGCGGTGCCCTGCTCCAGGCACACCCAGCCCGGCTCCAGTTGGTTTTCGGCGCGGGCCAGGGCTTCGTCGGCCAGCTTGAGCAAAGCCTGAGGCTCGTCACCCGGGTTGTAAGGGGCCATGCCGATGCAGGCGACCGGGGTCACATCGCTGGCGCCGGTGTCGGCCAGGCTCTGCAGGGTCACTTCCAGGGCCTGGGCCAGCTGGATCGCCTCTTCATGCACCAACCCCGGCGCCAGCACGGCGAACTCGCCGCCGCGGCTACGGGTGATCAGGTTGTTGGTTTCCGGGTAGTTGGCGCAGGTACGTTGCAGCTGCTGACCGACCGCCTGCAGCAACTGGTCGGTGCGCTGGCCACCGAGGCGCTGGTTAAGCCCGACCAGGTCCTTGACCCGCAGCAACAGCAGGTAGCCCGGGCGCGCCTCCTCGAGGTTGCTGACCAGGGCGTTGAGCTGCATTTCAAAATAACGGCGGTTGGCAAGACCGGTGAGGCTGTCCTGGTACGACTCGACCCGCAGCTTTTCACTGCGCTCGGCCTGCTCCTTGAACAGCGCCTTGAGCTTCTCGACCATCTGGTTCATGGCCTGCACTACCCGGCGCAGCTCAGGGGTACGCGGCAAATCCGGCAGGCTGAGGAATTCACGCCGGGCAATGGCGTGGGACTGCGCCACCATGTAATCCAGCGGTTTGAGCTGGCGACGCAGCAGCAAGGCGCCGAGCACCGCGCTCAAGGCGCCACACAGCAGCAACCAGCCGAGGCTGCCCAGGGCGCTCTGCCAGAGCTTGGCCAGGGCGAACATCGGATGGCTGACCACCTCGACCCGCGCCGCCTGCTGCCAGCCACGGCTAACGATGGCGTCGCCGCCGGCGGCCTCCAGGCCGATCAGGCGGATGAACCAGGCCGGCACGCCGTTGGCATCAGGTTCGGCATGACGTTCGACCAGCAAGGCGTTGGAGGCCGTATCGATGACCTTGATGCTCGAATAGTAACCACTGTCGAAGATCGAGCTGACCATCAGCTCAACCATCGCCGGGTCGTCGATATTCGGCGTCAGCGACAGCGCCAGGGCCGTGGCGGCGTCCTGGGCATGCGAGCGCAGCTGGTTGACGTACTGGCTGCGCGAGCTCTCCAGGCTGACCATGAAGCTGCCGCTGAAGGCGACTACCAGGAACAGGCAGATGGCAAGCAGCAATTGTTTGAACAGTGACATCTGTGCTCCTTCAGTAAGCCGGCTCGGCGGGGAAGCCTTCGGCCTGCATCTTCTTCAATAGATCCTGCCAGCGCGACAAGCGCTTGGTGTCGCCCACTTTCTTGTTGCCACCCGCACCGGTCAGCCACAGGCCTTCACCGTTGAAGGAATACACTGGCAACAGGTCGGGCCGCTGGCTGGCGGGCTTGATCGCATCGATCAGGCTGTCGAGTACCAGCGGCATGGCCTCCGGGCTTGAATAATAGGTCAGGACCATGTGCGCGCGGTTTTGGCGCAGGGCCTTGACGTAGGTAATACGCAGTTTTTCGGCAGGAACCCCGAGCCGACGCAGGCTGAAATACTTGGCAATAGCATAGTCTTCGCAGTCGCCAGCCCCTTTGATCAACGACTGCACCGGAGTTGCCCAGTAATCCACTTCGCGCCACAGGTCGATGTCTTCGACATAACGCAGCTGCTGGTTGAAGAACAGATTGACCACTTTCAGGCGTTCGGCTTCGCTGCCCTGCTTCTGGGTTGCCAACAGATTCTGCCAGGCATCGATGCGGCCCTGGCCAGGCCCCAGCGGGCCATACAACGACTGGGCACGGCGGCTGATCTGGGAGAAATCCCAATCCGCGTGCAGGCCGCCGAGCAACAGGCAGCCGAGCACCACCGCCAGGCCAAGCCGGCGCAGGGTCAATTGAACAGCCCAACGTATCGCCAATGCGAATAATCCGCCCAGACCTGTGGAAAAACGCCGATGGTGCGGCCTCGACCCGGAAAAAACAATGGCACCTTACAATCATTGCGCCAGCAATCCGTTGATCACGGGCAACCCCCTGTCCGGCAAGGGCGGCAACCCGGCTTCCCTTGAACAAAAACTTCCTTCACGATAGCAAGCACGCGGCCGTTGATTGCTGTTTAGCCAAGAAATCAGGGTTGGCGCACGCCACAGTTTGACAAGTAACTCTCTCCTAACTAGTGTTGCTGGATCTTGGATCCAATTTTTCACTTCGACTTCAGGCATAGACAGCGTGGCCGGAAAAACCAGACCCCTGAGCGAGATCCTGGGTGGCGAACAAGTACCGCCACACCTGGCGCGTAGCGTGATTGAAGAGCGGCTGCGCAGTGCCATCCTCGATGGCCGCCTGCCCCCTGGCATGGCCCTGCGCCAACAGGAGCTGGCTACCTTGTTCGGTGTCAGCCGCATGCCGGTACGCGAAGCCTTGCGCCAGCTGGAGGCACAATCGCTGTTGCAGGTGGTGGCGCACAAGGGTGCGGTGGTCGCACCACTGATCGGCGAAGACGCCGTAGACACCTATGCCTTGCGGGTCATTCTGGAATCTGAAGCGCTGCGTCAGTCGATTCCATTGCTCGATGCCGAGGACATTGCCCTGGCGCGCGGCTATATCGCCCAGCTGGAAAACGAGACCCGGCATGCCGAAATCGGCCGCCTGAACCGCTTGTTCCACATGAGCCTCTACAGCAAGGCGAGCAATCAGAAACTCTTGCGCCTGATTGAAAACGAGCTGAATGAAGAAGAACGCTTCCTGCGCTTTCACTTATCCTCGATGGGCCTGGGCAAGCTGACCCAGGACGATCACATCGGGCTGGTGGATGCCGCCAATGACAAGTCGGTTGAAGATGCCATCAGGATTCTCGAACGCCACCTGAACAACGGGGCGAAAACGATCAAGGCCTACCTGAGCCGACAATCGGCAGAGTGAAACCACCGCCACAGCCGGCGACCCCGGCCAATGGCAGCAATTGCGCTCGGGGCACACCTTGAGCGAAAGGAAAGGCAGTGCACGCTCCTACTCTTCAGCGCAGAACCGTACCAGGCTCTGCCCAGCCGCCCCAGATTCGCCTGATCTGCCTTGCCTGCAGCCAGGACCATCTGAGCCAGTACCGCGCCTGGTCGGTGGCGCTCAATGACCATATCGAACTGGTGACCGTCAACGTCCTGGCCTACGGCGAGCTGACAACGTCGCAACCCCCGTACAACAACTGCGCCCTGGTCGCGTCATTGGTCGAACGCCTGCAGGTGTACCTGCGCAAACCCCATGCGCTGTTCGGTCAGGGGGCAGGCGCGCAGCTGGCCTTGGCTCTCGCCAATCACACCGAGCAACTGCATCCAGGGCAGACCCGTCATCTGTTTGTCTCCACTTGCGACAGCCCGCAGGCGACCACGGGCGATGAATCGGTAGCCGCGCTCAAAGTACCCGTCACAGCCCTTTATCCGTCGGGTTATCTGCCGCGGATGCTGGGCTGGCATGACTTCAGCAGCCGCGAAATCGAGCTGATCGAACTCCCTGAGGAGCCCGGCGACGACCCGATGCGTAACCAGCGCCTGATCCAGATCATCAATACCCACCTGGGCCTGCTAAGCCTGTAAACCAGGGCCCACTACCTCCCTGCCTGCGGGGGCTCTCGCCCCTGAATTGTCTCCTCCTGTTTCAGCCAGCCATGGCGGCCCCTGCATTTTCGGCACACTCTTACCCGCACAGCGACCGCTGATCGCCGTCAGGCGGGCCAGGTCGTCTGCCTATTGCACACCTGCAGAAGGAGCCTCGCGCCGGGCAAGGACCGATATCGATCAGCTGCCCTCAAGAGTCAACCAGGTCCGACTTCCATTGTTCTAGTGCTCCGAGTGAGGCATTCACTCATGCAGTTTTTATTCTGGCGATTTATTGCCGGAAGGAGTACTTACATGCCAATAAAACTTTATATAAAAGTTTTAATCCACCCGCTTACACTTTAAAAACAACAACAGAAAATATAATTAACAAAGTTATTGCCGAACACTTACAAGTTGTTCTAACTTTTTATTGGCACGGGCCAGCCTGGCCGCCAGGAACCCGTTCAACGCTGAAAACGATGCTTACTGCATCGATACGCCCGCCATTGCGCCGCTATCGAATAATTTAGTCGAGGCCCCTGCTCGACCATTGAAAACTTCGACACTGCCAATGAGAGCCATTAACCGGATGTTAGCCAGTGCCAAGGAAACCCCATGAATACTTTGACTTCGCTTCTTATCGCCCGCAAAGCCGAACTTGCCGCACACCCGATCTTTGCCGAAATAGATTCCTTGCCGGTATTGCAGCGGTTCATGGAAACCCATGTGTTTGCCGTCTGGGATTTCATGTCGCTGACCAAGCGACTGCAGCAGGAGCTGACCTGCATCCAGTTGCCCTGGCTGCCACCGCTTGATCCCCACGCCGCCCGTCTGATCAACGAGATCGTCCTCGGCGAAGAGTCCGACGACCGCCTGGGCCAGGGGCATTACAGTCATTTCGAGCTGTACCTGGACGCCATGCGCGAAGTCGGCGCCAACACGGCGGCGATCGAGCGCTTCGTCGGCCTGCAGCGTGACGGAGTGGGTTACGCCAGCGCCCTGCAACGCGCAGGCGCCAGCGAGGCGGCCCGCCAGTTCGTCTGCCATACCCTGGAGACTGCCCTTGGCGCACCGGCCCACAGTGTCGCTGCGGCCTTCCTGCATGGGCGCGAAAGCGTCATCCCAGGCATGTTCCAGCGCATCCTCGATGACTGGGGTATCACTGGCGAACAGGCGCCGACCTTCCGCTACTACCTGCAACGGCATATCGAGGTCGACTCCGAAGACCACGGCCCCGCCGCCCAAGCCCTGCTCGAACGACTGGTCAAAGGCGACCCGGTGCAGCAGCGCCAGGTGCTGGAAGCCGCCATCGCCGCCGTCGACAGCCGTATCGCCCTGTGGGACCGGCTACGCCTGTCGATGCGCGAAACCGTCGCGGAGGTCAGTGCATGAACGCCCTCGACTATCACTCCTTCGCCGAGACCTGGGAGAGCCGGGCAACTATCCGCACCCGGCCACGACGCCTGGTCGAGGACGATCAGCGCCTGATCTACCCGCTCAGCCGCCAGCCGCTGGTGCTCAGTGAGACCTTTGTCCGCGAGTGCCCGCAGCAGCGCGATTTTGCCCTGGCCCAGAGCCTGTACAAGTTCATCAATGACGTGGTGATTTTCGAGACCGAGATCGTCGACCGCACGGCGCGGCGGATCGCCAAGGACCGCTTCGCCATTCGCTTTCCGTTCGCCTGTCGCTACGACGCCATGACCGTGGTGGTGGATGAGGACTACCACGCCCTGGTGGCCATGGACTTCATGCAGCAGACCATCGCTCTGACCGCGATCGAGCCGATTGCCCTGCCCCGGGAAATTGAGCTGAGCCGGGCGATTCCTGCGGCCCTGGCGCTGGCGCCGGAGCACCTGCGCGACGCCTTGGAGCTGATCTGCGTGGGCATCGCCGAAAATACCCTGACCGACGATGTCGCCGCCTTTGCCCGCGACGACACGGTCAAACCATCGGTCAAGGGGCTGATGGCCGATCACCTGCTTGACGAAGGCCGCCATTCAACCTTCTGGGCACGCTTGGTGCGCATCTACTGGCACAGCGCGCCCGAGGCGGATCGGCAATGCATTGCCGAAATCCTGCCGGTGTTCCTCGCCCAGTACCTGACCAACGAGATCCAGAAAGGCTTCGACTTCACCCTGATCGATCACCTGCCGATCAGCGAGACCGCGCG carries:
- the lapD gene encoding cyclic di-GMP receptor LapD, which gives rise to MSLFKQLLLAICLFLVVAFSGSFMVSLESSRSQYVNQLRSHAQDAATALALSLTPNIDDPAMVELMVSSIFDSGYYSSIKVIDTASNALLVERHAEPDANGVPAWFIRLIGLEAAGGDAIVSRGWQQAARVEVVSHPMFALAKLWQSALGSLGWLLLCGALSAVLGALLLRRQLKPLDYMVAQSHAIARREFLSLPDLPRTPELRRVVQAMNQMVEKLKALFKEQAERSEKLRVESYQDSLTGLANRRYFEMQLNALVSNLEEARPGYLLLLRVKDLVGLNQRLGGQRTDQLLQAVGQQLQRTCANYPETNNLITRSRGGEFAVLAPGLVHEEAIQLAQALEVTLQSLADTGASDVTPVACIGMAPYNPGDEPQALLKLADEALARAENQLEPGWVCLEQGTAPQAGDTHHAWHTLLDAALQQGRFQLFFQPVVACEAPERVLHYKVISRVLDAQGQAIAAGRFLPWLERFGWSARLDVLMLEQVLKHMHTHKEALALNLSAATLADPKALQRVYDLLGQNAVLGPRLTLEIGEEQLPEQAVLEQLTRRLRSLGFSLSLQRFGGRFSMIGNLAHLGLAYLKIDGSYIRAIDHERHKRLFIEAIQRAAHSIDLPLIAERVETEGELKVLREMGIQGVQGRLVGEPAPWR
- the lapG gene encoding cysteine protease LapG — encoded protein: MAIRWAVQLTLRRLGLAVVLGCLLLGGLHADWDFSQISRRAQSLYGPLGPGQGRIDAWQNLLATQKQGSEAERLKVVNLFFNQQLRYVEDIDLWREVDYWATPVQSLIKGAGDCEDYAIAKYFSLRRLGVPAEKLRITYVKALRQNRAHMVLTYYSSPEAMPLVLDSLIDAIKPASQRPDLLPVYSFNGEGLWLTGAGGNKKVGDTKRLSRWQDLLKKMQAEGFPAEPAY
- a CDS encoding GntR family transcriptional regulator, yielding MAGKTRPLSEILGGEQVPPHLARSVIEERLRSAILDGRLPPGMALRQQELATLFGVSRMPVREALRQLEAQSLLQVVAHKGAVVAPLIGEDAVDTYALRVILESEALRQSIPLLDAEDIALARGYIAQLENETRHAEIGRLNRLFHMSLYSKASNQKLLRLIENELNEEERFLRFHLSSMGLGKLTQDDHIGLVDAANDKSVEDAIRILERHLNNGAKTIKAYLSRQSAE
- a CDS encoding thioesterase domain-containing protein: MHAPTLQRRTVPGSAQPPQIRLICLACSQDHLSQYRAWSVALNDHIELVTVNVLAYGELTTSQPPYNNCALVASLVERLQVYLRKPHALFGQGAGAQLALALANHTEQLHPGQTRHLFVSTCDSPQATTGDESVAALKVPVTALYPSGYLPRMLGWHDFSSREIELIELPEEPGDDPMRNQRLIQIINTHLGLLSL
- a CDS encoding DUF3050 domain-containing protein, giving the protein MNTLTSLLIARKAELAAHPIFAEIDSLPVLQRFMETHVFAVWDFMSLTKRLQQELTCIQLPWLPPLDPHAARLINEIVLGEESDDRLGQGHYSHFELYLDAMREVGANTAAIERFVGLQRDGVGYASALQRAGASEAARQFVCHTLETALGAPAHSVAAAFLHGRESVIPGMFQRILDDWGITGEQAPTFRYYLQRHIEVDSEDHGPAAQALLERLVKGDPVQQRQVLEAAIAAVDSRIALWDRLRLSMRETVAEVSA
- a CDS encoding diiron oxygenase — encoded protein: MNALDYHSFAETWESRATIRTRPRRLVEDDQRLIYPLSRQPLVLSETFVRECPQQRDFALAQSLYKFINDVVIFETEIVDRTARRIAKDRFAIRFPFACRYDAMTVVVDEDYHALVAMDFMQQTIALTAIEPIALPREIELSRAIPAALALAPEHLRDALELICVGIAENTLTDDVAAFARDDTVKPSVKGLMADHLLDEGRHSTFWARLVRIYWHSAPEADRQCIAEILPVFLAQYLTNEIQKGFDFTLIDHLPISETARQALRQEVTAMAYPIDHRHPLLCNILRLFKASAMLESPCVQQALAHYLPEPRR